A portion of the Haliaeetus albicilla chromosome 29, bHalAlb1.1, whole genome shotgun sequence genome contains these proteins:
- the MDC1 gene encoding mediator of DNA damage checkpoint protein 1 isoform X1, whose amino-acid sequence MHRRRHQGLSTVGGPFSRLSPLPRPPEDPDLFLEPTQRFLLLAGEGWSPDPGPCLVSDSEDDKLPWRPALGDAGSPRVVPESNLEETGACSDVLRPQKRCHTSARGHLQDVAAPCPDPDVREPKKHQFGPQTTPDPDVGKKMAIPNVQPQNHSVNPKILANPDGKHLEGSNVTLDIASNTGVKVPPKTGLFNPNIHRPTMKVSSNPDVEEGGPDPDVGCPESHRTAPGDPDVMTGTTDRDVEGRRTLLVESDTDVEEDTSNPDVEPPKTHRATQNVPRNPRLEMESPNPHAEGPRNKLWTIVVDSDTDVEENEVNPDVGHPKIHRIVCRDPVVEGETPNPSVKEPQKKYWNLELDSDTDIEEDWSQAALCPKSHKTPQNTRKVPTVVMETPNPDVGGLSRGSVASNGDSDTDVEDLDALPKAGAPKTRGTTPEVTDTVAKVAAAPDVDPEGQPRTNADPDVKVSFPNPDAGALKAKCPLLDVGSDTDVEDNGVIPDVGTVQGCQGASGDSDVAVTSPNPDVSPPASPRESSDTDVEMLPPTPDVWGLRSRIRFQNHPHPDVAGPTTGRDTDVKETARKRRKLSHKRQGSPPKSESVAGMLPKHHDLAPNPAVEAPNPGVEAERRDAETPVRGKDPAVPPEVSAPKSPRLTPNLSDAADTDGGPRSSGATDVAVTESDTEDPDVFLEPTQSFLPPAAEAPNPGVGAEERDVEAPVRGKDSAVPPEVSASKSPHLTPNLSDAADTDSGPRSTRATVVTASDTEGWSPDPGPCLVSDSEDDKLPWRPALGDAGSPRVVPESDVEETDVCPDVEERGPDPDVGCPESHRTAPGDPDVMTGTTDRDVEGRRTLLVESDTDVEEDTSNPDVEPPKTHRATQNVPRNPRLEMESPNPHAEGPRNKLWTIVVDSDTDVEENEVNPDVGHPKIHRIVCRDPVVEGETPNPSVKEPQKKYWNLELDSDTDIEEDWSQAALCPKSHKTPQNTRKVPTVVMETPNPDVGGLSRGSVASNGDSDTDVEDLDALPKAGAPKTRGTTPEVTDTVAKVAAAPDVDPEGQPRTNADPDVKVSFPNPDAGALKAKCPLLDVGSDTDVEDNGVIPDVGTVQGCQGASGDSDVAVTSPNPDVSPPASPRESSDTDVEMLPPTPDVWGLRSRIRFQNHPHPDVAGPTTGRDTDVKETARKRRKLSHKRQGSPPKSESVAGMLPKHHDLAPNPAVEAPNPGVEAERRDAETPVRGKDPAVPPEVSAPKSPRLTPNLSDAADTDGGPRSSGATDVAVTESDTEEDPDVFLEPTQSFLPPAAEGTALGWDPEQPTQLFCPPEEEEEEEEEEQPPREPPREPPAAAEPVMGTQAQEGTGTAAAPSEDVGEGLRRSQRLARSRGGGASGEGGASRVRGGAPAVTAPVRRSPRLQARPPPLEPPAMKGRGQVETRPPAKPRPCRAGRGPSQRQAQEKEKELPEVTGPQLRPRGGPGSVPPKVLFTGVAASPEMEVALRTLGGSMATSVFDCTHLVTDRVRRTVKFLCAVARGVPIVTPEWLHKSTLSGHILVPDPFLVRDSQQERHFSFSLAEALRRARHHPLLQGYEVHVTPSVHPEPELMRDIITCSGGTFLPTMPHTYGPQRLVISCEADKGCWAPALGARLPLVSAELLLTGLLRQQLQLQPFLLLPVTPPRSHGTPPNPLKVSTVPPGVLSHPPEDPQGVPGSPRESRKVSGRSSRNRRLPRETSRGNRQQPAAPQ is encoded by the exons ATGCACCGAAGGCGCCACCAAGGCCTCAGCACTGTGGGGGGTCCCTTCTCAAggctctcccccctccctcgcCCCCCAGAAGACCCCGACCTCTTCCTGGAGCCCACCCAGAGATTCTTGCTGCTGGCAGGCGAGG GGTGGAGTCCAGACCCAGGACCCTGCCTCGTCAGCGACTCGGAGGACGACAAGCTGCCCTGGC GCCCTGCCCTGGGAGACGCTGGCTCACCCCGAGTCGTGCCGGAGAG CAACCTGGAGGAGACAGGTGCGTGCTCAGATGTTCTGAGACCCCAAAAACGCTGCCATACCTCTGCGCGGGGCCACCTCCAAGATGTGGCTGCACCTTGCCCAGATCCAGATGTCAGAGAACCCAAAAAGCACCAGTTTGGCCCCCAAACCACCCCGGATCcagatgtggggaaaaaaatggctaTTCCAAATGTTCAGCCCCAAAATCACTCTGTGAACCCCAAAATACTTGCAAATCCAGATGGGAAACATCTGGAAGGCAGCAACGTGACTCTGGACATTGCAAGTAATACCGGGGTCAAGGTGCCCCCCAAAACTGGTCTTTTCAACCCGAACATCCACCGGCCTACCATGAAGGTGAGCAGCAACCCAGATGTGGAGGAAGGGGGACCAGATCCAGATGTTGGGTGTCCAGAAAGCCACAGAACAGCCCCTGGAGACCCAGATGTGATGACGGGGACCACAGATCGAGATGTTGAAGGACGACGGACTCTCCTGGTGGAGAGTGATACAGATGTGGAAGAGGATACTTCCAATCCAGATGTTGAGCCTCCAAAAACCCATCGAGCAACCCAAAATGTGCCGAGAAACCCACGTCTGGAGATGGAGAGCCCAAATCCACACGCTGAAGGACCCCGAAACAAACTTTGGACAATTGTGGTGGACAGCGATACAGATGTGGAGGAGAATGAGGTGAATCCAGATGTTGGGCATCCAAAAATCCATAGAATTGTGTGCAGAGACCCAGTTGTGGAGGGGGAAACCCCAAATCCAAGTGTTAAAGAACCCCAGAAGAAATATTGGAACCTAGAGTTGGACAGTGACACCGACATTGAAGAAGATTGGAGTCAAGCTGCTCTTTGCccaaaaagccacaaaacaccccaaaacacccGCAAAGTCCCAACTGTGGTGATGGAGACCCCGAATCCCGATGTTGGTGGCCTCAGCCGTGGCTCAGTGGCCTCCAATGGTGACAGCGATACAGATGTGGAGGACCTCGACGCCCTTCCCAAAGCTGGAGCTCCAAAAACACGTGGGACAACCCCTGAGGTCACGGATACAGTTGCTAAGGTGGCCGCTGCTCCAGATGTTGACCCCGAGGGGCAGCCACGGACCAACGCCGATCCAGATGTGAAGGTGTCCTTCCCAAATCCCGATGCTGGTGCCCTCAAAGCCAAGTGCCCCCTCCTGGATGTGGGCAGTGACACAGATGTTGAGGACAATGGTGTCATTCCAGATGTTGGGACAGTGCAAGGGTGTCAAGGGGCATCTGGTGACTCAGATGTGGCCGTGACGTCCCCAAATCCAGATGTTTCCCCTCCTGCCAGCCCGCGGGAGAGCAGCGACACCGACGTGGAGATGTTGCCCCCCACTCCAGATGTTTGGGGCCTCCGGAGCCGAATCAGGTTCCAAAATCACCCCCATCCAGATGTTGCGGGCCCCACCACAGGCCGCGACACCGATGTGAAGGAGACGGCCCGAAAACGCCGGAAATTGTCCCACAAAAGGCAGGgttccccccccaaatctgaGAGTGTGGCAGGGATGCTCCCAAAACATCACGATTTAGCCCCAAATCCAGCTGTGGAGGCCCCAAATCCAGGTGTTGAGGCCGAGCGACGTGATGCGGAGACCCCGGTGAGGGGCAAGGATCCAGCTGTGCCACCAGAAGTTTCTGCACCCAAATCCCCCCGTCTGACCCCAAATTTGAGTGACGCTGCTGATACCGATGGCGgacccaggagctccggggCCACGGATGTGGCAGTGACAGAGAGTGACACCGAGG aCCCCGACGTCTTCCTGGAGCCCACCCAGAGCTTCTTGCCACCGGCAGCT GAGGCCCCAAATCCAGGTGTTGGGGCCGAGGAACGTGACGTGGAGGCCCCGGTGAGGGGCAAGGATTCAGCTGTGCCACCAGAAGTTTCTGCATCCAAATCCCCCCATCTGACCCCAAATTTGAGTGACGCTGCTGATACCGATAGCggacccaggagcaccagggcCACGGTGGTGACAGCGAGTGACACCGAGG GGTGGAGTCCAGACCCAGGACCCTGCCTCGTCAGCGACTCGGAGGACGACAAGCTGCCCTGGC GCCCTGCCCTGGGAGACGCTGGCTCACCCCGAGTCGTGCCGGAGAG CGACGTGGAGGAGACAGATGTGTGCCCAGATGTGGAGGAAAGGGGCCCAGATCCAGATGTTGGGTGTCCAGAAAGCCACAGAACAGCCCCTGGAGACCCAGATGTGATGACGGGGACCACAGATCGAGATGTTGAAGGACGACGGACTCTCCTGGTGGAGAGTGATACAGATGTGGAAGAGGATACTTCCAATCCAGATGTTGAGCCTCCAAAAACCCATCGAGCAACCCAAAATGTGCCGAGAAACCCACGTCTGGAGATGGAGAGCCCAAATCCACACGCTGAAGGACCCCGAAACAAACTTTGGACAATTGTGGTGGACAGCGATACAGATGTGGAGGAGAATGAGGTGAATCCAGATGTTGGGCATCCAAAAATCCATAGAATTGTGTGCAGAGACCCAGTTGTGGAGGGGGAAACCCCAAATCCAAGTGTTAAAGAACCCCAGAAGAAATATTGGAACCTAGAGTTGGACAGTGACACCGACATTGAAGAAGATTGGAGTCAAGCTGCTCTTTGCccaaaaagccacaaaacaccccaaaacacccGCAAAGTCCCAACTGTGGTGATGGAGACCCCGAATCCCGATGTTGGTGGCCTCAGCCGTGGCTCAGTGGCCTCCAATGGTGACAGCGATACAGATGTGGAGGACCTCGACGCCCTTCCCAAAGCTGGAGCTCCAAAAACACGTGGGACAACCCCTGAGGTCACGGATACAGTTGCTAAGGTGGCCGCTGCTCCAGATGTTGACCCCGAGGGGCAGCCACGGACCAACGCCGATCCAGATGTGAAGGTGTCCTTCCCAAATCCCGATGCTGGTGCCCTCAAAGCCAAGTGCCCCCTCCTGGATGTGGGCAGTGACACAGATGTTGAGGACAATGGTGTCATTCCAGATGTTGGGACAGTGCAAGGGTGTCAAGGGGCATCTGGTGACTCAGATGTGGCCGTGACGTCCCCAAATCCAGATGTTTCCCCTCCTGCCAGCCCGCGGGAGAGCAGCGACACCGACGTGGAGATGTTGCCCCCCACTCCAGATGTTTGGGGCCTCCGGAGCCGAATCAGGTTCCAAAATCACCCCCATCCAGATGTTGCGGGCCCCACCACAGGCCGCGACACCGATGTGAAGGAGACGGCCCGAAAACGCCGGAAATTGTCCCACAAAAGGCAGGgttccccccccaaatctgaGAGTGTGGCAGGGATGCTCCCAAAACATCACGATTTAGCCCCAAATCCAGCTGTGGAGGCCCCAAATCCAGGTGTTGAGGCCGAGCGACGTGATGCGGAGACCCCGGTGAGGGGCAAGGATCCAGCTGTGCCACCAGAAGTTTCTGCACCCAAATCCCCCCGTCTGACCCCAAATTTGAGTGACGCTGCTGATACCGATGGCGgacccaggagctccggggCCACGGATGTGGCAGTGACAGAGAGTGACACCGAGG aagaCCCCGACGTCTTCCTGGAGCCCACCCAGAGCTTCTTGCCACCGGCAGCTGAGG GCACAGCCCTGGGTTGGGACCCCGAGCAGCCCACCCAACTCTTCTGCCCCCccgaggaggaagaggaggaggaggaagaagaacaGCCCCCCCGGGAACCCCCCCGGGAACCCCCGGCTGCCGCGGAGCCGGTGATGGGGACGCAGGcccaggaggggacagggaccGCAGCAGCCCCCAGCGAGGAC GTGGGGGAGGGGCTCCGCCGCAGCCAGCGCCTGGCCAGGAGCCGAGGGGGTGGAGCCTCTGGTGAGGGCGGAGCCAGCAGGGTTAGGGGCGGAGCTCCTGCTGTCACCGCCCCTGTGCGGCGCAGCCCCCGCCTCCAGGCCCGCCCCCCTCCGCTGGAGCCGCCAGCCATGAAGGGGCGGGGTCAGGTGGAGACACGCCCCCCTGCCAAACCACGCCCCTGTCGGGCAGGCCGTGGCCCATCGCAGCGGCAAGCTCAG gaaaaagagaaggagctgCCAGAGGTCACAGGGCCCCAGCTccgcccccggggggggccgggctcCGTCCCCCCCAAG gTGCTGTTCACGGGGGTGGCGGCCTCCCCAGAGATGGAGGTGGCCCTGAGGACACTGGGGGGGTCCATGGCCACCTCCGTCTTCGACTGCACCCACCTGGTGACTGACCGCGTCCGACGCACGGTCAAGTTCCTCTGCGCAGTGGCCCGCGGTGTCCCCATCGTCACCCCTGAGTGGCTCCACAAG agCACCCTCAGTGGCCACATCCTGGTGCCGGATCCCTTCCTGGTGCGTGACAGCCAGCAGGAACGTCACTTCAGCTTCAGCCTTGCCGAGGCCCTGCGCCGCGCCCGCCATCACCCCCTGCTCCAG GGCTACGAGGTCCACGTCACCCCCAGCGTCCACCCTGAGCCCGAGCTCATGAGGGACATCATCACCTGCAGCGGTGGCACCTTCCTGCCCACCATGCCACACACCTATGGG ccacagcgCCTGGTGATCTCCTGCGAGGCGGACAAAGGGTGCTGGGCCCCGGCGCTGGGCGCCCGCCTGCCCCTGGTATCAGCCGAGCTGCTGCTGACGGGGCTCCTGCgacagcagctccagctccagcccttcctcctcctccccgtgACCCCCCCCCGTTCTCAcgggacccccccaaatcccctcaAGGTTTCTACAGTCCCTCCGGGGGTCCTTAGTCACCCCCCCGAGGATCCCCAGGGTGTTCCCGGGTCCCCCCGAGAATCCAGGAAGGTGTCGGGACGTAGTAGTCGGAATCGACGACTCCCCCGGGAAACTTCTCGGGGCAACCGGCAGCAACCGGCAGCCCCCCAATAA
- the MDC1 gene encoding mediator of DNA damage checkpoint protein 1 isoform X7, producing the protein MHRRRHQGLSTVGGPFSRLSPLPRPPEDPDLFLEPTQRFLLLAGEGWSPDPGPCLVSDSEDDKLPWRPALGDAGSPRVVPESNLEETGACSDVLRPQKRCHTSARGHLQDVAAPCPDPDVREPKKHQFGPQTTPDPDVGKKMAIPNVQPQNHSVNPKILANPDGKHLEGSNVTLDIASNTGVKVPPKTGLFNPNIHRPTMKVSSNPDVEEGGPDPDVGCPESHRTAPGDPDVMTGTTDRDVEGRRTLLVESDTDVEEDTSNPDVEPPKTHRATQNVPRNPRLEMESPNPHAEGPRNKLWTIVVDSDTDVEENEVNPDVGHPKIHRIVCRDPVVEGETPNPSVKEPQKKYWNLELDSDTDIEEDWSQAALCPKSHKTPQNTRKVPTVVMETPNPDVGGLSRGSVASNGDSDTDVEDLDALPKAGAPKTRGTTPEVTDTVAKVAAAPDVDPEGQPRTNADPDVKVSFPNPDAGALKAKCPLLDVGSDTDVEDNGVIPDVGTVQGCQGASGDSDVAVTSPNPDVSPPASPRESSDTDVEMLPPTPDVWGLRSRIRFQNHPHPDVAGPTTGRDTDVKETARKRRKLSHKRQGSPPKSESVAGMLPKHHDLAPNPGVGAEERDVEAPVRGKDSAVPPEVSASKSPHLTPNLSDAADTDSGPRSTRATVVTASDTEGWSPDPGPCLVSDSEDDKLPWRPALGDAGSPRVVPESDVEETDVCPDVEERGPDPDVGCPESHRTAPGDPDVMTGTTDRDVEGRRTLLVESDTDVEEDTSNPDVEPPKTHRATQNVPRNPRLEMESPNPHAEGPRNKLWTIVVDSDTDVEENEVNPDVGHPKIHRIVCRDPVVEGETPNPSVKEPQKKYWNLELDSDTDIEEDWSQAALCPKSHKTPQNTRKVPTVVMETPNPDVGGLSRGSVASNGDSDTDVEDLDALPKAGAPKTRGTTPEVTDTVAKVAAAPDVDPEGQPRTNADPDVKVSFPNPDAGALKAKCPLLDVGSDTDVEDNGVIPDVGTVQGCQGASGDSDVAVTSPNPDVSPPASPRESSDTDVEMLPPTPDVWGLRSRIRFQNHPHPDVAGPTTGRDTDVKETARKRRKLSHKRQGSPPKSESVAGMLPKHHDLAPNPAVEAPNPGVEAERRDAETPVRGKDPAVPPEVSAPKSPRLTPNLSDAADTDGGPRSSGATDVAVTESDTEEDPDVFLEPTQSFLPPAAEGTALGWDPEQPTQLFCPPEEEEEEEEEEQPPREPPREPPAAAEPVMGTQAQEGTGTAAAPSEDVGEGLRRSQRLARSRGGGASGEGGASRVRGGAPAVTAPVRRSPRLQARPPPLEPPAMKGRGQVETRPPAKPRPCRAGRGPSQRQAQEKEKELPEVTGPQLRPRGGPGSVPPKVLFTGVAASPEMEVALRTLGGSMATSVFDCTHLVTDRVRRTVKFLCAVARGVPIVTPEWLHKSTLSGHILVPDPFLVRDSQQERHFSFSLAEALRRARHHPLLQGYEVHVTPSVHPEPELMRDIITCSGGTFLPTMPHTYGPQRLVISCEADKGCWAPALGARLPLVSAELLLTGLLRQQLQLQPFLLLPVTPPRSHGTPPNPLKVSTVPPGVLSHPPEDPQGVPGSPRESRKVSGRSSRNRRLPRETSRGNRQQPAAPQ; encoded by the exons ATGCACCGAAGGCGCCACCAAGGCCTCAGCACTGTGGGGGGTCCCTTCTCAAggctctcccccctccctcgcCCCCCAGAAGACCCCGACCTCTTCCTGGAGCCCACCCAGAGATTCTTGCTGCTGGCAGGCGAGG GGTGGAGTCCAGACCCAGGACCCTGCCTCGTCAGCGACTCGGAGGACGACAAGCTGCCCTGGC GCCCTGCCCTGGGAGACGCTGGCTCACCCCGAGTCGTGCCGGAGAG CAACCTGGAGGAGACAGGTGCGTGCTCAGATGTTCTGAGACCCCAAAAACGCTGCCATACCTCTGCGCGGGGCCACCTCCAAGATGTGGCTGCACCTTGCCCAGATCCAGATGTCAGAGAACCCAAAAAGCACCAGTTTGGCCCCCAAACCACCCCGGATCcagatgtggggaaaaaaatggctaTTCCAAATGTTCAGCCCCAAAATCACTCTGTGAACCCCAAAATACTTGCAAATCCAGATGGGAAACATCTGGAAGGCAGCAACGTGACTCTGGACATTGCAAGTAATACCGGGGTCAAGGTGCCCCCCAAAACTGGTCTTTTCAACCCGAACATCCACCGGCCTACCATGAAGGTGAGCAGCAACCCAGATGTGGAGGAAGGGGGACCAGATCCAGATGTTGGGTGTCCAGAAAGCCACAGAACAGCCCCTGGAGACCCAGATGTGATGACGGGGACCACAGATCGAGATGTTGAAGGACGACGGACTCTCCTGGTGGAGAGTGATACAGATGTGGAAGAGGATACTTCCAATCCAGATGTTGAGCCTCCAAAAACCCATCGAGCAACCCAAAATGTGCCGAGAAACCCACGTCTGGAGATGGAGAGCCCAAATCCACACGCTGAAGGACCCCGAAACAAACTTTGGACAATTGTGGTGGACAGCGATACAGATGTGGAGGAGAATGAGGTGAATCCAGATGTTGGGCATCCAAAAATCCATAGAATTGTGTGCAGAGACCCAGTTGTGGAGGGGGAAACCCCAAATCCAAGTGTTAAAGAACCCCAGAAGAAATATTGGAACCTAGAGTTGGACAGTGACACCGACATTGAAGAAGATTGGAGTCAAGCTGCTCTTTGCccaaaaagccacaaaacaccccaaaacacccGCAAAGTCCCAACTGTGGTGATGGAGACCCCGAATCCCGATGTTGGTGGCCTCAGCCGTGGCTCAGTGGCCTCCAATGGTGACAGCGATACAGATGTGGAGGACCTCGACGCCCTTCCCAAAGCTGGAGCTCCAAAAACACGTGGGACAACCCCTGAGGTCACGGATACAGTTGCTAAGGTGGCCGCTGCTCCAGATGTTGACCCCGAGGGGCAGCCACGGACCAACGCCGATCCAGATGTGAAGGTGTCCTTCCCAAATCCCGATGCTGGTGCCCTCAAAGCCAAGTGCCCCCTCCTGGATGTGGGCAGTGACACAGATGTTGAGGACAATGGTGTCATTCCAGATGTTGGGACAGTGCAAGGGTGTCAAGGGGCATCTGGTGACTCAGATGTGGCCGTGACGTCCCCAAATCCAGATGTTTCCCCTCCTGCCAGCCCGCGGGAGAGCAGCGACACCGACGTGGAGATGTTGCCCCCCACTCCAGATGTTTGGGGCCTCCGGAGCCGAATCAGGTTCCAAAATCACCCCCATCCAGATGTTGCGGGCCCCACCACAGGCCGCGACACCGATGTGAAGGAGACGGCCCGAAAACGCCGGAAATTGTCCCACAAAAGGCAGGgttccccccccaaatctgaGAGTGTGGCAGGGATGCTCCCAAAACATCACGATTTA GCCCCAAATCCAGGTGTTGGGGCCGAGGAACGTGACGTGGAGGCCCCGGTGAGGGGCAAGGATTCAGCTGTGCCACCAGAAGTTTCTGCATCCAAATCCCCCCATCTGACCCCAAATTTGAGTGACGCTGCTGATACCGATAGCggacccaggagcaccagggcCACGGTGGTGACAGCGAGTGACACCGAGG GGTGGAGTCCAGACCCAGGACCCTGCCTCGTCAGCGACTCGGAGGACGACAAGCTGCCCTGGC GCCCTGCCCTGGGAGACGCTGGCTCACCCCGAGTCGTGCCGGAGAG CGACGTGGAGGAGACAGATGTGTGCCCAGATGTGGAGGAAAGGGGCCCAGATCCAGATGTTGGGTGTCCAGAAAGCCACAGAACAGCCCCTGGAGACCCAGATGTGATGACGGGGACCACAGATCGAGATGTTGAAGGACGACGGACTCTCCTGGTGGAGAGTGATACAGATGTGGAAGAGGATACTTCCAATCCAGATGTTGAGCCTCCAAAAACCCATCGAGCAACCCAAAATGTGCCGAGAAACCCACGTCTGGAGATGGAGAGCCCAAATCCACACGCTGAAGGACCCCGAAACAAACTTTGGACAATTGTGGTGGACAGCGATACAGATGTGGAGGAGAATGAGGTGAATCCAGATGTTGGGCATCCAAAAATCCATAGAATTGTGTGCAGAGACCCAGTTGTGGAGGGGGAAACCCCAAATCCAAGTGTTAAAGAACCCCAGAAGAAATATTGGAACCTAGAGTTGGACAGTGACACCGACATTGAAGAAGATTGGAGTCAAGCTGCTCTTTGCccaaaaagccacaaaacaccccaaaacacccGCAAAGTCCCAACTGTGGTGATGGAGACCCCGAATCCCGATGTTGGTGGCCTCAGCCGTGGCTCAGTGGCCTCCAATGGTGACAGCGATACAGATGTGGAGGACCTCGACGCCCTTCCCAAAGCTGGAGCTCCAAAAACACGTGGGACAACCCCTGAGGTCACGGATACAGTTGCTAAGGTGGCCGCTGCTCCAGATGTTGACCCCGAGGGGCAGCCACGGACCAACGCCGATCCAGATGTGAAGGTGTCCTTCCCAAATCCCGATGCTGGTGCCCTCAAAGCCAAGTGCCCCCTCCTGGATGTGGGCAGTGACACAGATGTTGAGGACAATGGTGTCATTCCAGATGTTGGGACAGTGCAAGGGTGTCAAGGGGCATCTGGTGACTCAGATGTGGCCGTGACGTCCCCAAATCCAGATGTTTCCCCTCCTGCCAGCCCGCGGGAGAGCAGCGACACCGACGTGGAGATGTTGCCCCCCACTCCAGATGTTTGGGGCCTCCGGAGCCGAATCAGGTTCCAAAATCACCCCCATCCAGATGTTGCGGGCCCCACCACAGGCCGCGACACCGATGTGAAGGAGACGGCCCGAAAACGCCGGAAATTGTCCCACAAAAGGCAGGgttccccccccaaatctgaGAGTGTGGCAGGGATGCTCCCAAAACATCACGATTTAGCCCCAAATCCAGCTGTGGAGGCCCCAAATCCAGGTGTTGAGGCCGAGCGACGTGATGCGGAGACCCCGGTGAGGGGCAAGGATCCAGCTGTGCCACCAGAAGTTTCTGCACCCAAATCCCCCCGTCTGACCCCAAATTTGAGTGACGCTGCTGATACCGATGGCGgacccaggagctccggggCCACGGATGTGGCAGTGACAGAGAGTGACACCGAGG aagaCCCCGACGTCTTCCTGGAGCCCACCCAGAGCTTCTTGCCACCGGCAGCTGAGG GCACAGCCCTGGGTTGGGACCCCGAGCAGCCCACCCAACTCTTCTGCCCCCccgaggaggaagaggaggaggaggaagaagaacaGCCCCCCCGGGAACCCCCCCGGGAACCCCCGGCTGCCGCGGAGCCGGTGATGGGGACGCAGGcccaggaggggacagggaccGCAGCAGCCCCCAGCGAGGAC GTGGGGGAGGGGCTCCGCCGCAGCCAGCGCCTGGCCAGGAGCCGAGGGGGTGGAGCCTCTGGTGAGGGCGGAGCCAGCAGGGTTAGGGGCGGAGCTCCTGCTGTCACCGCCCCTGTGCGGCGCAGCCCCCGCCTCCAGGCCCGCCCCCCTCCGCTGGAGCCGCCAGCCATGAAGGGGCGGGGTCAGGTGGAGACACGCCCCCCTGCCAAACCACGCCCCTGTCGGGCAGGCCGTGGCCCATCGCAGCGGCAAGCTCAG gaaaaagagaaggagctgCCAGAGGTCACAGGGCCCCAGCTccgcccccggggggggccgggctcCGTCCCCCCCAAG gTGCTGTTCACGGGGGTGGCGGCCTCCCCAGAGATGGAGGTGGCCCTGAGGACACTGGGGGGGTCCATGGCCACCTCCGTCTTCGACTGCACCCACCTGGTGACTGACCGCGTCCGACGCACGGTCAAGTTCCTCTGCGCAGTGGCCCGCGGTGTCCCCATCGTCACCCCTGAGTGGCTCCACAAG agCACCCTCAGTGGCCACATCCTGGTGCCGGATCCCTTCCTGGTGCGTGACAGCCAGCAGGAACGTCACTTCAGCTTCAGCCTTGCCGAGGCCCTGCGCCGCGCCCGCCATCACCCCCTGCTCCAG GGCTACGAGGTCCACGTCACCCCCAGCGTCCACCCTGAGCCCGAGCTCATGAGGGACATCATCACCTGCAGCGGTGGCACCTTCCTGCCCACCATGCCACACACCTATGGG ccacagcgCCTGGTGATCTCCTGCGAGGCGGACAAAGGGTGCTGGGCCCCGGCGCTGGGCGCCCGCCTGCCCCTGGTATCAGCCGAGCTGCTGCTGACGGGGCTCCTGCgacagcagctccagctccagcccttcctcctcctccccgtgACCCCCCCCCGTTCTCAcgggacccccccaaatcccctcaAGGTTTCTACAGTCCCTCCGGGGGTCCTTAGTCACCCCCCCGAGGATCCCCAGGGTGTTCCCGGGTCCCCCCGAGAATCCAGGAAGGTGTCGGGACGTAGTAGTCGGAATCGACGACTCCCCCGGGAAACTTCTCGGGGCAACCGGCAGCAACCGGCAGCCCCCCAATAA